Proteins encoded within one genomic window of Trichoderma asperellum chromosome 2, complete sequence:
- the ACU9 gene encoding Malate synthase, glyoxysomal: protein MASTESILQGVTVLGKVDESHRKILTPPALAFLALLHRSFNTTRKNLLERRKLRQAELDRGVLPDFLPETKHIRENPTWKGAPPAPGLVDRRVEITGPTDRKMVVNALNSDVWTYMADFEDSSAPTWDNMINGQVNLYDAVRRQVDFKQGSKEYKLRTDRKLPTLIVRPRGWHLEEKHFLVDGEPISGSLFDFGLYFFHNAVEAQKRGFGPYFYLPKMESHLEARLWNDAFNLAQDYIAIPRGTIRGTVLIETILAAFEMDEIIYELRDHSSGLNCGRWDYIFSTIKKFRNNPNFVLPDRSAVTMTVPFMDAYVKLLIQTCHKRGVHAMGGMAAQIPIKDDKEANDKAMENVRADKLREVRAGHDGTWVAHPALANIATEIFNKYMPTPNQLFIRREEVKISQNDLLNMNVPGSITEEGIKKNLNIGLGYMEAWIRGVGCVPINYLMEDAATAEVSRSQLWQWVKHGVSTADGKRVDKAYALRLLKECADGLASKAPQGNKFHLAAQYFAGQVTGEDYADFLTTLLYDEITKPGSPSPASKL from the exons ATGGCGTCCACAGAAAGCATCCTCCAGGGCGTCACCGTCCTCGGCAAGGTTGACGAGTCCCACCGCAAGATCCTCACTCCTccggccttggccttcctCGCTCTCTTACATCGCTCCTTCAACACCACCCGCAAGAATCTTCTTGAGCGCCGCAAGCTGCGCCAGGCCGAGCTGGACCGTGGTGTTCTCCCCGATTTCTTGCCCGAGACTAAGCACATCCGTGAGAATCCCACATGGAAGGGTGCGCCCCCTGCGCCTGGTCTGGTCGACCGACGCGTTGAGATCACTGGCCCGACTGATCGCAAGATGGTTGTGAACGCTTTGAACTCTGATGTCTGGACGTACATGGCCGACTTTGAAG ACTCTAGTGCCCCTACATGGGACAACATGATCAATGGCCAAGTCAACCTGTACGACGCCGTCCGTCGTCAAGTTGACTTCAAGCAAGGTTCCAAGGAGTACAAGCTTCGCACCGATCGCAAGCTCCCCACCCTGATTGTCCGCCCCCGAGGCTGGCACCTCGAGGAGAAGCACTTCCTCGTTGACGGCGAGCCCATCTCCGGCAGTCTCTTCGACTTTGGTCTGTACTTCTTCCACAACGCCGTTGAGGCGCAGAAGCGAGGCTTTGGACCTTACTTCTACCTGCCCAAGATGGAGAGCCACCTCGAGGCCCGCCTGTGGAACGACGCCTTCAACTTGGCTCAGGACTACATCGCCATTCCCCGCGGCACCATCCGAGGAACCGTCTTGATCGAGACCATCCTGGCTGCGTTTGAGATGGACGAGATCATCTACGAGCTCCGTGATCACAGCTCCGGCCTCAACTGCGGCCGATGGGACTACATCTTCAGCACCATCAAGAAGTTCCGCAACAACCCCAACTTTGTCCTGCCAGACCGATCCGCCGTCACAATGACCGTCCCCTTCATGGATGCCTACGTCAAGCTTCTCATCCAGACCTGCCACAAGCGCGGCGTCCACGCCATGGGTGGTATGGCCGCCCAGATCCCCATCAAGGACGACAAGGAGGCAAACGACAAGGCCATGGAGAACGTCCGCGCCGACAAGCTGCGCGAGGTCAGAGCCGGCCACGACGGCACATGGGTTGCTCACCCCGCTCTTGCCAATATTGCCACTGAGATCTTCAACAAGTATATGCCTACTCCTAACCAGCTCTTTATCCGCCGGGAGGAAGTCAAGATTAGCCAGAACGACTTGCTCAACATGAACGTCCCTGGCAGCATTACCGAAGAGGGCATCAAGAAGAATCTCAACATTGGTCTAGGTTACATGGAGGCCTGGATCCGAGGAGTCGGTTGCGTCCCCATCAACTATCTGAT GGAGgatgctgccactgccgAAGTCTCTCGAAGCCAGCTCTGGCAATGGGTCAAGCACGGCGTCTCTACCGCCGATGGCAAGCGTGTCGACAAGGCCTATGCCCTCAGACTCTTGAAGGAGTGCGCCGATGGCCTTGCCTCAAAGGCTCCCCAGGGCAACAAGTTCCATCTTGCTGCGCAGTACTTTGCTGGACAGGTCACTGGCGAAGACTATGCTGATTTCTTGACAAC TCTCCTGTATGATGAGATTACAAAACCTGGATCTCCCTCGCCAGCCTCGAAGCTGTAA
- a CDS encoding uncharacterized protein (EggNog:ENOG41) has protein sequence MDDTSHDNNPPPSFSSRRPAAGALPTFSLPPPQPEVSSMDDPSSRPRTFYNLGKSIDLNPPTSGTSDGLSPSLSSVHTSSSQGSQAPASMQQYTYSGHVHGSWPTPSNSAYSVSSGSAQQPAPLQTPGGSSYPVNPANGTQPPLGTGPYGGRSSSMYSQTGLPYGNQRSSQSPATGGMDFQLNSTITIRSNPLQARTATLGT, from the coding sequence atggacGATACGTCTCATGACAATAACCCGCCACCAAGCTTTTCTTCACGACGACCTGCAGCTGGCGCTTTGCCTActttctccctccctccaccACAGCCTGAAGTTTCCAGCATGGACGATCCGTCCTCTCGACCTCGCACCTTCTACAACCTTGGCAAGAGTATCGATCTGAACCCTCCTACGTCGGGAACAAGTGATGGGCTGAGCCCAAGTCTATCGAGTGTGCACACGAGCAGTTCGCAAGGATCACAGGCCCCAGCCAGCATGCAGCAGTATACATACAGCGGCCACGTCCACGGAAGCTGGCCAACCCCAAGCAACTCTGCTTACAGTGTCAGCTCAGGCTCGGCACAGCAGCCTGCTCCTCTGCAGACTCCCGGCGGATCGTCCTATCCCGTCAATCCCGCCAACGGCACGCAGCCCCCTCTAGGAACAGGTCCCTACGGCGGGCGATCATCATCAATGTATAGCCAGACCGGGTTGCCATATGGCAATCAGCGAAGCTCTCAGTCTCCGGCCACTGGGGGGATGGACTTCCAGCTCAACAGTACGATCACCATTCGTTCCAATCCTCTACAGGCCAGGACGGCCACTCTGGGAACTTGA